The proteins below are encoded in one region of Paenibacillus albus:
- a CDS encoding nucleotidyltransferase-like protein has protein sequence MEHIKQYFKQRFEHNENVISLAAIENPFSYNPLIDGLDLLLLVISTIDDPDRGIEHVSYGGERIQIRTASPAMLEHWTSGVENRSIIQWLAQGEILLDRDNYLTDLRDSLLSFPSSVRGQKELAEFSNFIRTYLQAKQDLQDNNLLDAYTHILAALHHWAHIALIEEGAHPELTVWRQMRRFNPGIYKLYEELTTSPESLEKRVQLVLLACEFSVMSKMKSCCELLFTILCSREEPWSVMELQHHPLLMGLHIDLSLLLQKLVKRGYIREVAFMPLAGDTEALELRYHCVS, from the coding sequence GTGGAGCATATTAAACAGTATTTTAAACAAAGGTTTGAACATAATGAGAACGTCATTAGCCTAGCTGCGATTGAGAACCCTTTCTCTTATAACCCGTTAATCGACGGATTGGATCTTCTTCTGCTGGTTATATCAACTATAGATGATCCAGATCGAGGCATAGAGCATGTCAGCTACGGGGGAGAGCGAATTCAGATTCGAACCGCTAGTCCTGCTATGCTTGAGCACTGGACGTCAGGCGTGGAGAATCGAAGCATCATACAATGGCTTGCACAGGGGGAGATCCTATTGGATCGAGACAATTACTTGACGGATTTACGTGACAGCCTGTTGTCCTTCCCATCTTCTGTTCGCGGACAGAAGGAGCTTGCCGAGTTCTCGAACTTTATTCGCACTTATCTGCAAGCGAAGCAGGATCTGCAAGACAACAATCTGCTCGATGCCTATACGCATATCCTTGCGGCGCTTCATCATTGGGCGCACATCGCTCTAATAGAAGAAGGCGCTCATCCGGAATTAACCGTATGGAGGCAGATGCGCAGGTTCAATCCGGGGATCTATAAGCTATATGAAGAGTTGACGACATCGCCTGAATCGCTGGAGAAGCGGGTACAGCTCGTCTTGCTGGCCTGCGAGTTCTCTGTGATGAGCAAAATGAAGTCCTGCTGCGAGCTGCTCTTTACGATTCTATGCAGCCGAGAGGAACCATGGAGTGTGATGGAGCTTCAGCATCATCCGCTTCTTATGGGTTTGCACATCGATTTGTCGCTGTTATTGCAAAAGCTGGTCAAACGTGGCTACATTCGAGAGGTCGCTTTTATGCCATTAGCCGGTGATACGGAGGCGCTTGAGCTGCGTTATCACTGCGTTTCATAA
- a CDS encoding DUF4097 family beta strand repeat-containing protein, with protein MRERSRSAFFAPLIAFIVPGGGHLALGKHLTGLLLLLGTLTDIAAMIRFADEGGGKYALLIIFLGLALPFFWFYSVFDTLQLKAKLRAVDSSTSEVAAEPLRTSGFIAALQGIGVIGLALILLWLVQAPDALLEALDDIGSYAPGAGLIMIALIAASRRKHAMFKLGRFTASAIMITVGAFLLWDQMRSRNDIELLGKWWPAAFIMLGIEVVVLSLVYRTASRKPAFDIGGALLATIIAVTAFGVTQFASMPFRWLDEFKVNLTGTSGYSEEKGFKYNKGIMSEVLEPDTTSIAINNPNGTVTVRRGDVQAITVETVMWVDSTDKVEADGVSEKSVVTMNGGKKVEIEAKGHPYGANGNRVPRMNMIVTVPAQSIFGNPPATLTPPEASTNNNATAGTNTEVEQKSELEPELSLDIMNGSADIAGLHLSGGLRIRATYGELTLRSLTGPIDAETKNGGIAVSDLEGDAVLSAFNGNIKLVHAVGSIQASTQSGDIELRQITGDIESDTKNGQITIREASGAIKADTLNGDIGVASAAVGGDWDIDSSIGEIHLQLPVQGNYSVNGSVTFGDVSSDLPLTISKKTIRGNIGAGTFRININANSSILVNRYKL; from the coding sequence ATGCGTGAGCGCTCGCGGAGTGCGTTCTTTGCACCGTTGATTGCATTTATCGTCCCAGGCGGCGGACATTTGGCGCTGGGCAAACATTTAACAGGGCTGCTGCTGCTTCTCGGAACCTTGACGGATATCGCTGCGATGATCCGGTTTGCGGACGAGGGAGGCGGCAAATACGCGCTGCTTATCATTTTCCTCGGCCTCGCGCTGCCTTTCTTCTGGTTCTACAGCGTCTTCGATACGCTGCAGCTGAAGGCTAAGCTTCGCGCCGTAGACAGCTCTACCAGCGAAGTGGCGGCAGAACCGCTGCGAACAAGCGGCTTCATTGCTGCGCTGCAAGGCATTGGCGTCATCGGCTTGGCACTTATTCTGCTCTGGCTCGTGCAAGCCCCTGATGCGCTGCTTGAGGCTCTTGATGACATCGGCTCATACGCCCCCGGAGCGGGTTTAATCATGATTGCGCTAATCGCGGCTTCCAGGAGGAAGCATGCGATGTTCAAGCTAGGACGCTTTACTGCATCGGCGATAATGATCACGGTAGGCGCATTCCTGCTCTGGGATCAAATGCGCAGTCGCAACGATATCGAGCTGCTCGGCAAGTGGTGGCCGGCTGCTTTTATCATGCTCGGCATAGAGGTGGTCGTCCTTAGCCTCGTGTACCGTACGGCTTCGAGAAAGCCGGCCTTTGATATCGGCGGGGCATTACTAGCAACCATTATTGCAGTTACTGCGTTCGGAGTAACGCAGTTTGCATCCATGCCGTTCCGCTGGTTAGACGAGTTTAAAGTGAACTTGACTGGTACGAGCGGATACAGCGAAGAGAAGGGCTTCAAGTATAACAAGGGGATAATGAGCGAAGTGCTGGAGCCGGACACGACGAGCATCGCTATCAATAATCCGAATGGTACAGTGACCGTAAGACGCGGCGATGTTCAGGCCATCACCGTGGAGACGGTCATGTGGGTCGATTCAACCGATAAAGTAGAGGCAGATGGAGTTTCCGAGAAGTCGGTCGTCACGATGAATGGTGGCAAGAAAGTAGAAATCGAGGCGAAAGGCCATCCCTATGGTGCTAATGGCAACCGTGTTCCGCGTATGAATATGATAGTGACAGTACCGGCGCAATCTATTTTTGGCAATCCGCCAGCAACATTAACTCCGCCTGAAGCGTCTACGAATAATAATGCGACAGCTGGCACTAACACAGAGGTTGAGCAGAAGTCGGAACTTGAACCTGAGCTTAGTCTCGACATTATGAATGGTTCCGCTGATATTGCCGGGCTCCATTTGTCTGGCGGCCTTCGTATCAGAGCGACATATGGTGAGCTTACGCTTCGCAGTTTGACAGGTCCTATTGATGCAGAGACGAAGAACGGGGGCATTGCCGTCTCGGATCTGGAAGGGGACGCCGTGCTCAGCGCTTTTAACGGCAACATTAAATTAGTTCATGCTGTCGGTTCCATACAGGCTTCGACGCAAAGCGGCGACATCGAGCTGCGCCAAATAACAGGCGACATTGAGTCAGACACGAAGAATGGCCAGATTACGATCAGGGAAGCGTCAGGCGCAATCAAGGCTGATACGTTGAATGGTGATATTGGGGTGGCTAGCGCGGCCGTTGGCGGTGACTGGGACATTGACAGTTCTATTGGTGAGATTCATTTGCAGCTTCCAGTGCAGGGCAACTATTCGGTTAATGGCTCTGTTACATTTGGCGATGTTTCGAGCGATTTGCCGCTTACGATCAGCAAGAAGACCATCCGTGGAAACATCGGCGCAGGCACGTTTCGGATCAATATTAATGCCAACAGCAGCATACTGGTAAATCGTTATAAACTATAA
- a CDS encoding Fur family transcriptional regulator has protein sequence MGATVEQALEQLKSTGVRMTPQRYAILSYLMHAMTHPTADEIYKSLSPSFPSMSVATIYNNLRLFVEAGLIRELTYGDDSSRFDADLSEHYHAICRTCGTIVDFDYPPLTEVEAAASRETGFKVEGHRMEIYGICADCTTRHNH, from the coding sequence ATGGGTGCAACCGTTGAACAAGCATTAGAACAATTGAAAAGCACCGGCGTTCGTATGACCCCGCAGCGTTATGCTATCTTAAGCTATCTCATGCATGCCATGACTCATCCCACTGCAGATGAAATTTATAAGTCGCTTTCGCCTTCGTTTCCTAGTATGAGCGTTGCGACCATTTATAATAATCTCCGTCTGTTTGTTGAAGCAGGTCTTATTAGGGAACTGACTTACGGTGATGATTCAAGCCGATTCGATGCTGATTTATCTGAGCATTATCATGCGATTTGCCGTACATGCGGCACCATTGTAGATTTCGACTACCCGCCGTTGACAGAAGTGGAAGCAGCTGCCTCCAGAGAAACCGGATTTAAGGTAGAAGGTCATCGTATGGAGATTTACGGCATTTGCGCAGATTGCACAACGCGGCACAATCACTAA
- a CDS encoding glycosyl hydrolase family 18 protein yields the protein MEPVRFRARRKSGGWLKWIVVLSGLLAMLSVIWVGWERLSPNNKEVKPDYGTVHPIIYHGEAVKVGALVDGDNLRLPLSFIHDQLGLGTEVYFEDKTGTIVMTNANKVLRFKTNALTATMNKAAYPLRIAAEVKDDVVYLPTTPLEELYGLHIEYNKNTDIVTVMSAGDAVQRGISSEEGVIRTSPSIHATIVKRLVQKEELRIWGEKDGWYVVQSMDGVAGYASKKEITITELEQVKAQQEPAPYNAWKVIGSKINLTWEAIYQKAPDTSKIGDLTGVNVVSPTWFELLDAEGNIKSKADKQYVAWAHKQGMQVWAVFSNSFEPDRTTAALGSANTRLQMIRQLSAYAELYQLQGINLDFENVNTSDKANLVQFVRELTPLMHEQGVVVSIDVSPKSNSEMWSLFLDRAALGKAVDYMMVMAYDEHWASSPISGSVASLPWTEQSVKTILEEDGVPANKLVLGMPLYARLWTEKKDDSGKTKVTSKALSMDTVNGIIAERKLTPTFDADSGQHYVEYKEDGALQRIWIEDGLSMKSRTALAKKYGLAGVATWQRQFSSDDIWGIINQSLKQLP from the coding sequence GTGGAACCCGTTCGTTTCCGGGCTAGACGAAAGAGTGGCGGATGGCTGAAATGGATTGTCGTGCTGAGCGGATTGCTCGCTATGCTAAGTGTGATCTGGGTAGGCTGGGAACGGCTGTCCCCTAACAATAAAGAAGTGAAGCCTGATTATGGTACAGTACATCCGATAATTTATCATGGCGAGGCTGTCAAAGTCGGAGCATTAGTCGATGGAGATAATCTCAGGCTGCCTTTATCTTTCATTCATGATCAACTGGGGCTCGGGACAGAGGTGTACTTCGAGGACAAGACCGGTACGATTGTCATGACGAATGCGAACAAAGTGCTTCGCTTTAAGACGAATGCGCTGACGGCTACGATGAACAAGGCGGCATATCCGCTTCGCATCGCGGCCGAAGTGAAGGATGACGTGGTCTACTTGCCTACGACACCACTTGAAGAGCTTTACGGCTTACACATTGAATATAACAAGAATACAGATATTGTTACGGTCATGAGTGCCGGAGATGCGGTGCAGCGAGGTATCTCGTCAGAGGAAGGCGTTATACGTACAAGCCCGTCTATTCATGCAACGATTGTAAAGCGGTTGGTCCAGAAGGAGGAGCTGCGCATTTGGGGCGAGAAGGACGGCTGGTACGTCGTTCAAAGCATGGACGGTGTCGCTGGATACGCTTCGAAGAAGGAGATTACAATTACGGAGCTCGAGCAAGTGAAGGCGCAGCAGGAACCGGCTCCTTATAATGCATGGAAGGTCATCGGCAGCAAAATCAATCTGACTTGGGAAGCCATCTACCAGAAGGCGCCGGATACGAGCAAGATCGGTGATCTGACAGGCGTGAACGTGGTTTCGCCAACTTGGTTTGAATTGTTAGATGCCGAGGGCAATATCAAGAGTAAAGCGGACAAGCAGTATGTAGCGTGGGCGCATAAACAGGGCATGCAGGTGTGGGCTGTGTTCAGCAATAGTTTTGAGCCGGACCGTACTACAGCAGCGCTCGGGAGCGCAAATACTAGGCTGCAGATGATCCGCCAGCTGTCGGCATATGCAGAGTTGTATCAGCTTCAAGGAATCAACTTGGACTTTGAGAATGTGAACACTTCGGACAAAGCGAATCTTGTTCAGTTCGTACGTGAGCTGACTCCGCTTATGCACGAGCAGGGCGTTGTTGTATCTATCGACGTGTCGCCGAAGTCGAACAGTGAGATGTGGTCCTTGTTTTTGGATCGTGCGGCCCTTGGCAAGGCAGTCGACTATATGATGGTCATGGCCTACGATGAACACTGGGCTTCCAGTCCTATCTCCGGTTCCGTAGCGTCGCTGCCGTGGACAGAGCAGTCGGTAAAGACCATTCTTGAAGAGGATGGCGTTCCAGCTAACAAGCTCGTGCTGGGTATGCCCCTTTATGCAAGGCTTTGGACCGAGAAGAAGGACGATAGCGGCAAAACAAAAGTGACTTCGAAGGCGCTCAGCATGGACACCGTTAACGGAATCATTGCAGAGCGTAAGCTGACACCTACCTTTGACGCAGATTCCGGTCAGCACTATGTGGAATATAAAGAAGACGGAGCGCTTCAGCGCATCTGGATTGAAGACGGGCTATCGATGAAGTCACGCACAGCGCTTGCGAAGAAATACGGATTGGCTGGAGTTGCCACATGGCAAAGACAGTTCTCGTCCGACGATATATGGGGCATCATTAATCAATCATTGAAGCAGCTGCCATAA
- the gatA gene encoding Asp-tRNA(Asn)/Glu-tRNA(Gln) amidotransferase subunit GatA, producing MALFDLRLQDVHSKLRTKELSALDLVEASYAQIAKTDESIKAFLTLNEEGARKAAAELDSALQAGGEQGLLFGLPAGIKDNIVTEGITTTCASQFLSNYDPIYDASVVKKLKAAQSITIGKLNMDEFAMGGSNENSSFFPTRNPWNTEYVPGGSSGGSAASVAAGQVYFSLGSDTGGSIRQPAAYCGIVGLKPTYGLVSRFGLVAFASSLDQIGPLTKNVEDSAYVLQAIAGYDPGDSTSANVDIPDYASALSGDVKGLRIGVPKEYMGQGIDPAVKEAVLAALKQFESLGAAWEEVSMPHTEYAVATYYLLASSEASSNLARFDGVRYGVRAENPDNLIDLYRKSRSQGFGSEVKRRIMLGTYALSSGYYDAYYLKAQKVRTLIKQDFDNVFKDFDLIIGPTAPTTAFRIGEQVGDPLTMYLNDICTIPVSLAGVPAISVPCGFADGLPIGLQIIGKAFDERTVLRAAHAYEQHTEHHKQRPQL from the coding sequence TTGGCACTCTTTGATTTACGCCTTCAAGACGTACATAGCAAGTTAAGAACGAAAGAGCTGTCGGCTCTTGACCTCGTAGAGGCTTCCTACGCGCAAATTGCGAAGACGGATGAATCCATAAAAGCCTTTTTGACATTGAATGAAGAAGGCGCGCGCAAGGCTGCGGCTGAGTTAGATAGCGCATTGCAAGCCGGTGGTGAGCAAGGACTGTTGTTCGGCCTCCCCGCCGGCATTAAAGACAACATCGTTACTGAAGGAATCACGACGACTTGCGCGAGCCAATTCCTGAGCAACTATGATCCAATCTATGATGCTTCTGTAGTGAAGAAGCTGAAGGCAGCTCAATCGATTACGATCGGCAAGCTGAACATGGACGAGTTCGCGATGGGCGGCTCGAACGAGAACTCCAGCTTCTTCCCGACTCGCAACCCGTGGAACACGGAATATGTACCGGGCGGCTCGAGCGGCGGCTCCGCAGCATCTGTTGCTGCTGGACAAGTCTACTTCTCGCTCGGCTCCGATACAGGCGGTTCGATTCGCCAGCCTGCGGCATATTGCGGCATTGTTGGATTGAAGCCAACTTATGGCCTTGTTTCGCGTTTCGGCCTCGTTGCGTTCGCTTCGTCGCTTGACCAGATCGGTCCGCTGACGAAGAACGTTGAAGATTCCGCTTATGTGCTGCAAGCGATTGCTGGCTACGATCCAGGCGATTCGACTTCGGCGAACGTGGACATTCCGGATTACGCCAGCGCGCTTTCGGGCGACGTGAAAGGGCTGCGCATCGGCGTGCCGAAGGAATATATGGGTCAAGGTATTGATCCGGCTGTGAAAGAAGCGGTGCTTGCTGCGCTGAAACAGTTCGAGAGCCTCGGCGCAGCATGGGAAGAAGTGTCGATGCCGCATACCGAATATGCGGTCGCAACCTACTACCTGCTCGCTTCTTCCGAAGCATCGTCTAACCTTGCACGGTTCGATGGCGTCCGCTACGGCGTTCGCGCGGAGAACCCGGACAATCTGATCGATCTGTACCGCAAATCCCGCAGCCAAGGCTTCGGCTCAGAAGTGAAGCGCCGGATTATGCTTGGTACGTATGCACTCAGCTCCGGTTATTATGATGCTTATTATCTGAAAGCACAGAAGGTCCGCACGCTGATCAAGCAGGACTTTGACAATGTGTTCAAGGACTTTGACCTCATCATCGGGCCTACTGCGCCGACAACGGCATTCCGCATCGGTGAGCAAGTGGGCGATCCGCTCACGATGTATCTGAACGATATTTGTACGATTCCGGTCAGCCTTGCTGGCGTTCCGGCGATCAGCGTGCCTTGCGGCTTCGCGGATGGCCTGCCAATCGGCTTGCAAATTATCGGCAAAGCGTTCGATGAGCGCACGGTGCTCCGCGCAGCGCATGCGTATGAGCAGCACACTGAGCATCACAAACAGCGTCCGCAGCTATAA
- the gatB gene encoding Asp-tRNA(Asn)/Glu-tRNA(Gln) amidotransferase subunit GatB: MFEPNQYETVVGLEVHVELHTKSKIFCGCSTSFGAPPNTHTCPICLGHPGVLPVLNRQALEYAMKAAMALNCQIADISKFDRKNYFYPDSPKAYQISQFDKPVGEHGWIDIEVDGKTKRIGITRLHLEEDAGKLTHIDGGFGSLVDFNRVGTPLVEIVSEPDIRTPEEAKAYLEKLKAIMLYCDVSDVKMEEGSLRCDANISIRPYGQEQFGTRAELKNMNSFRGVQRGLEYEQMRQADILDSGGKVVQETRRWDETQGKTFSMRSKEEAHDYRYFPDPDLVQIHIDDEWKARVQASIPELPDARQARYSAEFGLPSYDAGVITSSKKLADFFEESLQYTKDAKSVSNWIMGDLLGYLNAGGLELDDIKLTGQGLGEMIGLMEKGTISSKIAKTVFKEMLESGKRPQQIVEEQGLVQISDEGAIAEVVDRIVSGNPQSVEDFKAGKEKAIGFLVGQVMKETKGKANPALVNKLLLERLNQ, translated from the coding sequence ATGTTTGAACCGAACCAATACGAAACGGTCGTCGGGCTGGAAGTGCACGTCGAGCTCCACACGAAGAGCAAAATCTTCTGCGGCTGCTCCACGTCCTTCGGCGCCCCGCCGAATACACATACATGCCCGATCTGTCTTGGGCACCCAGGCGTGCTGCCGGTGCTGAACCGTCAGGCGCTGGAATATGCGATGAAAGCTGCGATGGCGCTTAACTGCCAGATCGCCGACATCAGCAAGTTCGACCGCAAGAACTATTTCTATCCGGATTCGCCAAAAGCGTACCAAATCTCGCAATTCGACAAGCCGGTCGGCGAGCATGGCTGGATCGACATTGAAGTAGACGGCAAGACGAAGCGCATCGGCATCACTCGCCTTCATCTTGAAGAAGATGCGGGTAAGCTGACGCATATCGACGGCGGCTTTGGCTCCCTTGTGGACTTCAACCGTGTCGGTACGCCGCTTGTTGAGATCGTATCCGAGCCGGACATCCGCACGCCTGAAGAAGCGAAGGCTTACCTCGAGAAGCTCAAAGCGATCATGCTCTATTGCGATGTGTCTGACGTGAAGATGGAGGAAGGCTCGCTTCGCTGCGACGCCAACATCAGTATCCGTCCTTACGGCCAAGAGCAGTTCGGCACACGCGCCGAGCTGAAGAACATGAACTCGTTCCGCGGCGTACAGCGCGGCCTTGAGTACGAACAGATGCGCCAAGCCGATATCCTCGACAGTGGCGGCAAGGTTGTACAAGAAACGCGTCGCTGGGATGAAACGCAAGGGAAGACGTTCTCCATGCGTTCCAAGGAAGAAGCGCATGACTATCGCTACTTCCCGGACCCGGATCTCGTGCAGATTCACATCGACGACGAGTGGAAAGCACGCGTGCAAGCGTCGATTCCGGAGCTGCCGGATGCGCGTCAAGCTCGTTATTCCGCAGAATTCGGTCTTCCTTCATACGATGCAGGTGTAATCACATCTTCGAAGAAGCTCGCAGATTTCTTCGAGGAATCGCTGCAATATACGAAGGATGCCAAATCGGTGTCCAACTGGATTATGGGCGACCTGCTCGGTTACTTGAATGCCGGCGGTCTCGAGCTCGATGATATTAAGTTGACAGGCCAAGGCCTCGGCGAAATGATCGGTCTGATGGAGAAAGGGACGATCAGCAGCAAGATTGCGAAGACGGTGTTCAAGGAAATGCTTGAATCCGGCAAGCGTCCGCAGCAAATCGTCGAAGAGCAGGGACTTGTTCAAATCAGCGACGAAGGCGCTATCGCAGAAGTGGTTGACCGCATCGTAAGCGGTAATCCGCAGTCGGTCGAAGATTTCAAAGCCGGCAAAGAGAAGGCAATTGGCTTCCTCGTCGGCCAAGTAATGAAAGAAACGAAGGGCAAAGCGAATCCAGCGCTTGTTAACAAGCTGCTGCTTGAGCGCCTTAATCAATAG
- the gatC gene encoding Asp-tRNA(Asn)/Glu-tRNA(Gln) amidotransferase subunit GatC — translation MSITIKDVEHVANLARLELSEQEKEQFNGQLNAILKYAEKLNELNTDDVEPTSHVLPVYNVMRDDVIKPSVSNETALRNAPDEDDGQFKVPAVLE, via the coding sequence ATGAGCATTACGATCAAAGATGTTGAGCATGTGGCCAATCTGGCCCGGCTGGAGCTTTCTGAACAGGAGAAAGAGCAGTTTAACGGACAGCTGAATGCGATTTTGAAATACGCAGAGAAGCTGAACGAGCTAAATACAGATGATGTAGAGCCGACCAGCCATGTGCTGCCGGTATACAATGTCATGCGCGACGATGTTATCAAACCTTCGGTTTCCAATGAAACGGCGCTGCGCAATGCACCAGACGAGGATGACGGCCAGTTTAAAGTACCGGCTGTATTGGAATAA
- a CDS encoding YgzB family protein, translating to MFGKSSKINEFRLWGLMFTLFGMGLMILGTAGIVFWGQAGKVFAAIFMVIGMIAMLASVGVYFWAGMLSTSARIIPCPECGRQTKMLGKTDRCMYCKTKMTLDPKQATDLDETEEIEESTQPQV from the coding sequence TTGTTCGGAAAATCAAGTAAAATTAATGAATTTCGGCTCTGGGGCCTAATGTTTACGCTATTCGGTATGGGCCTAATGATACTGGGTACGGCCGGAATTGTATTTTGGGGACAAGCTGGTAAAGTATTCGCAGCAATCTTCATGGTTATCGGAATGATTGCCATGCTAGCCAGCGTAGGCGTCTACTTCTGGGCGGGCATGCTCTCTACCAGCGCGCGTATCATCCCGTGTCCCGAATGTGGTCGTCAAACGAAGATGTTAGGCAAAACCGACCGTTGTATGTATTGCAAAACGAAAATGACGCTTGATCCGAAGCAAGCGACGGATCTTGACGAGACTGAGGAAATTGAAGAGAGTACTCAGCCGCAAGTCTAA